GGACATCATCAGACAGGTGAATAAAGGTGGACATCATCAGACAGGTGAATACAGGTGGACATCATCAGACAGGTGGACATCATCAGACAGGTGAACACAGGCGGATATCATCAGACAGGTGGACATCATCAGACAGGTGAACACAGGCAGACATCATCAGACAGGTGGACATCATCAGACAGGTGAACACAGGTGGACATCATCAGACAGGTGAATACATGTGGACATCAtcagacaggtgaattcaggtGGACATCATCAGACAGGTGAACACAGGCGGACATCATCAGACAGGTGGACATCATCAGACAGGTGAACACAGGTGGACATCATCAGACAGGTGAACACAGGTGGACATCATCAGACAGGTGAATACAGGTGGACATCATCAGACAGGTGAATACATGTGGACATCATTAGACAGGTGAACACAGGTGGACATCATCAGACAGGTGAATACAGGTGGACATCATCAGACAGGTGAACACAGGTGGACATCATCAGACAGGTGAACATCATTAGACAGGTGAACACAGGTGGACATCATCAGACAGGTGAATACATGTGGACATCATCAGACAGGTGAATACAGGTGGACATCATCAGACAGGTGAACACAGGTGGACATCATCAGACAGGTGAACACAGGTGGACATCATCAGACAGGTGGACATCATTAGACAGGTGAATACAGGTGGACATCATCAGACAGGTGAATAAAGGTGGACATCATCAGACAGGTGGACATCATCAGACAGGTGAATACAGGTGGACATCATCAGACAGGTGAACACAGGTGGACATCATCAGACAGGTGAATAAAGGTGGACATCATCAGACAGGTGAACATCATTAGACAGGTGAACACAGGTGGACATCATCAGACAGGTGGACATCATCAGACAGGTGAATAAAGGTGGACATCATCAGACAGGTGAACATCATTAGACAGGTGAATACAGGTGGACATCATCAGACAGGTGAACATCATTAGACAGGTGAATACAGGTGGACATCATCAGATAGGTGAACATCATTAGACGGGTGAACACAGGTGGACATCATCAGACAGGTGAACACAGGTGGACATCATCAGACAGGTGAATAAAGGTGGACATCATCAGACAGGTGAACACAGGTGGACATCACCAGACAGGTGAACATCATCAGACAGGTGAATACAGGTGGACATCATCAGACAGGTGAACACAGGTGGACATCATCAGACAGGTGAACATCATCAGACAGGTGAACACAGGTGGACATCATGTCTATAACTTAATGAGGTCCCAGCCTGAGGTCAAAGTTGTGGCTCCTGCACAGTGATGTCAGAGACCGTCTGTGTATAAATCAAACGTCTGGACATGACACGTGTGATTTACAGCTGagtcatatgagaataaaatcTTACAATCGTGAGAGCTGACCTCACAGGCCACCATCCAGAGACAGAgctccaaactagagcaggacattatctgacagaggacaggagaccgCTGTCTCACATTCTCTATACTAGAgcaggacattatctgacagaggacaggagacactgtctcacgttctccaaactagagcaggacattatctgacagaggacaggacattatctgacagaggataggagacactgtctcacattctccaaactagagcaggacattatctgacagaggacaggacattatctgacagaggacaggagacactgtctcacattctccaaactagagcaggacattatctgacataggacaggagacactgtctcacgtcctccaaactagagcgggacattatctgacagaggacaggagacactgtctcacgtcctccaaactagagcgggacattatctgacagaggacaggagacactgtctcacgttctccaaactagagcaggacattatctgacagaggacaggagacactgtctcatgttctccaaactagagcaggacattatctgacagaggacaggagacactgtctcacgttctccaaactagagcaggacattatctgacagaggacaggagacactgtctcacgttctccaaactagagcaggacattatctgacagaggacaggacattatctgacagaggacaggagacactgtctcacattctccaaactagagcaggacattatctgacagaggacaggagacactgtctcacgttctccaaactagagcaggacattatctgacagaggacaggacattatctgacagaggacaggagacactgtctcacattctccaaactagagcaggacattatctgacagaggacaggagacactgtctcacattctccaaactagagcaggacattatctgacagaggacaggacattatctgacagaggacaggagaccaCTGTCTCACGTTCTCTATATTAGAgcgggacattatctgacagaggacaggagacactgtctcatgtcctccaaactagagcgggacattatctgacagaggacaggagacactgtctcacgtcctccaaactagagcgggacattatctgacagaggacaggagacactgtctcacgtcctccaaactagagcgggacattatctgacagaggacaggagactgctgtctcacgttctctatactagagcgggacattatctgacagaggacaggagactgctgtctcacgttctccaaactagagcgggacattatctgacaaaggacaggagacactgtctcacgttctccaaactagagcaagacgttatctgacagaggacaggacattatctgacagaggacaggagaccgctgtctcacgttctccaaactagagcgggacattatctgacagaggacaggacattatctgacagaggacaggagactgCTGTCTCACATTCTCCAAACTAGACAGGGTATCTGCAGGTTTTAGTAAGTtaaattaagactttttaagacattttaatgccaccttgaatggaatttaagaccgaaaaaactataaatataagcGATGGTTGGGGGATCCCGCTGTACTataaccagtgcttaatttaTAATATTAGAAGTGGGGGAgcacttttttaagcggcacccgaGCCGCTTCACTGCGCtactccgaatggaatggttgtgacatctagtgttgtcacggtgccaaaactgggacccactgtacaataccagtgaaggtatcacagttctgagtagtatcacgataccacagcaaaaatgaggcagatgtgccttttgtcatttataaaaagataaatcacttttctataatacatcaatgatatttcaatggaatacattacttattgacttattcatacttcaaaaacagcatcaataagtgattaacataggggggatcaaaataaaataaataaataaaataaaaatcaaccagccaccctcctcccctgacaagtaaagaacggtccctaaagtgcggtgaggttacctgccacagagagaaatgtgaacggcagtcatgacgccaacaaaagaggaaattaggctactggacctgggGTCGGAGTTCTCTGTTgccgccggtaagccgttatttTGTGCCGCAGAGCCGCCGTAGGCTATTTGAccaccgtattcctgtctgtgacccccgttcaacccacaacctgcATGAGtcacctttagtttctgctgctggttgaaatctgtactcacacagcgtgctgaatgatttattttgctggcacaaactatttttagtcgcaaatgcaagtaaaatgctcgcacatagagctctgtggaaaacaaaccactgccgacaagtaaaaagtcataaataataactttcactgctcaaagatactcacgtctggaaaacaaaccactacagcagcatattaagtgccaggtggccagtgcACGCCgttaagcccttttcacacagagcgcgcaaagcgcagacctccgccgacaaacccattcattgtgtatgtgctaccgaacgaatttaagaccaatttaagacattttcaggcCTTACTTTTAGATacatgaatttaagactttttaagacttttcaaggatccGCGGGTACCCTGCTAGAgcgggacattatctgacagaggacaggagacactgtctcacgttctccaaactagagcgggacattatctgacagaggacaggagacactgtctcacgtcctccaaactagagcgggacattatctgacagaggacaggacattatctgacagaggacaggacattatctgacagaggacaggagacactgtctcaGGACAACAAAGTCACAGcagagcaaacactgcagacctaACATGTGTGATGTTCTTCAATCAGCAGGATAGctgcatgtgaagtgtttgACTCAGGTCTTAATATGTCCTCTCAGAGGACATTACATCTGCCCACAGTTCAGTCTGTGAGGTGTCTGCAGCTCGGTGTCACAGAtcaatttaagacattttcaggcCTTACTTTTAGATacatgaatttaagacttttaagacTTGTGAGGATCTGCTGAGTGGGGAGACAGATGGGACAGGACTGAAACAGAGGACAGCTGAGTACACAGGAAaactgacagaggacaggacattatctgacagaggacaggacattatctgacagaggacaggagacactgtcaggagcaacaaacagcagagcAAAAGACATGTGTGATGTTCTTCAATCAGACAGGATAGCAGAGacaggagaaaagaggagaaaagacagGTGTCACAGATGggcagactgaaaacttttttcatcctcagctgaaaatgcagaaaactCATTAATCACAATACATTTACCACAGTGGCATGGACTGATGATTCAGACCTCTACAGACTGTTTGTATGGTCCAGGTGTGAGCAGAGATGGGAGAAAAGACAGGAGTAGagacaggagcagagacaggagtagagacaggagaaaagacaggagcagagacaggagtagagacaggagaaaagacaggagcagagacaggagcagagacaggagaaaagacaggagaaaagacaggagaaaagacaggagcagagacaggagaaaagacaggagaaaagacaggagcagagacaggagaaaagacaggagtagagacaggagaaaagacaggagcagagataggagaaaagacaggagtagagacaggagcagagacaggagcagagataggagaaaagacaggagaaaagacaggagcagagacaggagcagagacaggAGCATAGACAGGAGAAaagacaggagcagagacaggagaaaagacaggagcagagacaggagaaaagacaggagcagagacaggagaaaagacaggagaaaagacaggagcagagacaggagcagagataggagaaaagacaggagcagagacaggagtagagacaggagcagagacaggagaaaagacaggagaaaagacaggagcagagacaggAGTAGAGACAGGAGCATAGACAGGAGAAaagacaggagcagagacaggagaaaagacaggagcagagacaggAGTAGAGACAGGAGCATAGACAGGAGAAaagacaggagcagagacaggagaaaagacaggagcagagacaggagaaaagacaggagcagagacaggagaaaagacaggagaaaagacaggagcagagacaggagcagagataggagaaaagacaggagcagagacaggagaaaagacaggagaaaagacaggagcagagacaggAGAAAAGACAGGAGCATAGACAGGAGAAaagacaggagcagagacaggagaaaagacaggagcagagacaggagaaaagacaggagcagagacaggagaaaagacaggagaaaagacaggagcagagacaggagaaaagacaggagcagagacaggAGAAAAGACAGGAGTAGAGACAGGAGGAGCTCAGTTCACGCCGAAGTAGACACATATCAGAACCTGACCTTGACTTTTCCCTCCTCCAGCTGAGCCTGTCTGAACCGAGCCAGAGCCGTCCTGCAagacagagcagagagacaCAGTTAACATAGGAGAACCAGTATGACCAGTAGAGGTCAGAATCAGGACCAGCAGCTGATGTGACAGTTTATATGTCCAAACAAAGTGAGTAGAGCTCAGGTTACATCAGTGATAAACTCCAGATGATCAATCGATCGATCCATCgatcatcagaaaacttctttACAACATCTGATGGTTCAAACTCAGCAACAGCTGACATCTGctacacagaggcagctgctaCACAGGGACAGCTGctacacagaggcagctgctacacagaggcagctgctaCACAGGGACAGCTGCTACACAGGGGCAGCTGCTACACAGGGGCAGCTGCTACACAGGGGCAGCTGCTACACAGGGACAGCTGctacacagaggcagctgctaCACAGGGGCAGCTGCTATACAGGGACAGCTGCTACACAGGGGCAGCTGCTACACAGGGACAGCTGctacacagaggcagctgctacacagaggcagctgctaTACAGGGGCAGCTGctacacagaggcagctgctaTACAGGGACAGCTGctacacagaggcagctgctaCACAGGGACAGCTGctacacagaggcagctgctacacagaggcagctgctaTACAGGGGCAGCTGCTACACAGGGACAGCTGCTACACAGGGACAGCTGctacacagaggcagctgctaTACAGGGGCAGCTGctacacagaggcagctgctacacagaggcagctgctaTACAGGGACAGCTGctacacagaggcagctgctaTACAGGGACAGCTGCTACACAGGGACAGCTGCTACACAGGGACAGCTGctacacagaggcagctgctaTACAGGGGCAGCTGctacacagaggcagctgctaTACAGGGACAGCTGctacacagaggcagctgctaCACAGGGACAGCTGctacacagaggcagctgctaCACAGGAACAGAGTAAATACAGAGAATACTCACATGGCCTTCTCAGCGTTTCTGGCCTGTAGAAACAGACAGATgttaaaacacatcaaacatacacatcatcatcatcatcatcatcatatataATTTAATTGACGTTAAAATTATAACTCATTACAATTAGaataataatgtaattaatattaataagtCACTTTGAATAATTTTATGTtgttaaataattaagtttAACGTTTGTCTTAATATTAAAAGAGAATAAATAAAGGTCTGTCCTCtcccctcctgtcctctcttcctgccctgtctcctgtcctctctctcctgtcgtgtctcctgtcctctcccctcctgccctgtctcctcttgtcctctcccctcctgccctgtctcctcttgtcctctcccctcctgccctgtctcctcttgtcctctcccctcctgccctgtctcctgtcctctcccctcctgccctgtctcctcttgtcctctcccctcctgcccTGTCTCCTGTCCTCCACCCCCCTCCTGccctgtctcctgtcctctcccctcctgccctgtctcctcttgtcctctcccctcctgccctgtctcctgtcctctcccctcctgccctgtctcctcttgtcctctcccctcctgccctgtctcctcttgtcctctcccctcctgccctgtctcctgtcctctcccctcctgccctgtctcctcttgtcctctcccctcctgccctgtctcctcctgtcctctcccctcctgtcgtgtctcctgtcctctcccctcctgccctgtctcctcttgtcctctcccctcctgtcctctcttcctgccctgtctcctgtcctctctctcctgtcgtgtctcctgtcctctcccctcctgccctgtctcctcttgtcctctcccctcctgccctgtctcctcttgtcctctccctcctgccctgtctcctgtcctctcccctcctgccctgtctcctcttgtcctctcccctcctgccctgtctcctgtcctctcccctcctgtcgtgtctcctgtcctctcccctcctgcccTGTCTCCTCTTGTCCTCTCCCCGCCTGCCCtgtctcctcctgttcctctctctcctgtcgtgtctcctgtcctctcccctcctgccctgtctcctcttgtcctctccctcctgccctgtctcctgtcctctcccctcctgccctgtctcctcttgtcctctcccctcctgccctgtctcctcttgtcctctccctcctgccctgtctcctcctgtcctctcccctcctgccctgtctcctgtcctctcccctcctgccctgtctcctcttgtcctctccctcctgccctgtctcctgtcctctcccctcctgtcctctcccctcctgccctgtctcctcttgtcctctccctcctgccctgtctcctcttgtcctctcccctcctgccctgtctcctgtcctctcccctcctgtcctctccctcctgccctgtcttctgtcctctcctcctgtcctctcctcctgccctgtctcctcttgtcctctccctcctgccctgtctcctcctgtcctctcccctcctgccctgtctcctgtcctctcccctcctgtcctctccctcctgccctgtcttctgtcctctccctcctgccgtctcctcctctcctctcctgccctGTCTCCCCTCCTGTCCCCTTCTCTGTAAGAAAACTTTCGTCACAGATTTATATATTAAAGTAATACTCAGTGACGTCACTAAACGGAGCCGTTCGCCGACAGTTGAAGCTAAcaggttagcatgctaacaggttagcatgctaacaggttAGCATGCTACGAAGCAGAGTGTCACTGTGAAGTGATACAGAGTCAAGATGAGCTGCTCAccatgtctgctgctgctgctgagaatgaggaagaggaggaagatgaggagttTTGTGTGTCGATGAAGAATCCAGCGGCAAActcaaacaaactgaaacacGCCGgcacaaacaggaaatactttaaCCACTTCTTCTCCTTTTTCCGGTTTAGTGACGTCCCCTCTCCTGCCTCCTGCcggagaaacaaaataaaactaaaatcaaacggaaaaatgttcaaaaataaactaaacatggagtaaaataaaattaagatatgaatataaaataaacatttaaaatacagatagaaataaaaataaacattaaaatagaacaaaacaaaacaagatgaaaataaataaataaatgccatTAATTTCAGCGTTGCTCACATTGAGCtggagtctgtctgtctgacgtTTGTCTGTCCATCAGCTGATCCATCTGACCTGTTATAATGAATTATAGTGTTATATATGATGTGCTTGTTATTGTTGTATTATGATGATCATCAGAACCTGAAGCAGCCGACTGATTAAAAGCTTCTGATTGTGTCACAACTCATCGTTAATAAAATCAGTGTATGATGTGTTTGGACCAATCAGAGGGTTcagttacagacacacacactaacacacacacacacacacacacacacacagatacacacacacacacacacacacttacacacagacGGACACAGTGGCTTCCATTAGCCCCTCCCACACCTGAGCCTTTCTGAGACCACGTGTCTCTGTTTAATGTGGGACTGAATGTGAGGACACTCTGAGGACACTCTGAGGACACTTACTCATGTTCAATTTGATCTCCTCTGTCATTTTATGGTGGATGTGCTCCAGCCTGGGGGTTTCATTTTACGTTCCCGCACAGtgcgaaacacacacacacagtaacacacagtcacagtgagGAGGCGGAGCTTCACAGCAGCAAGAAGTTAATAGATTACTGATgaaatggtcaaaggtcaaagacagaaacaaactcACCTGAACAGGTGATGAGGTTAACAGGAAGTACACACTCAACTACGCACAACTACAAACGGTGAGTTTCAGCTGCATTCTCACATTTGTCTCCAGCTGTCCTGTCTCCAGCTGTCCTGTCTCCACCTGTTCTGGTTCCACCCGTTCTGGTTGCTCCTGTTCTGGTTTCACCTGTCCTGTCTTCACCTGTTCTGGTTCCACCCGTTCTGGTTGCTCCTGTTCTGGTTTCACCTGTCCTGTCTTCACCTGTTCTGGTTCCACCCATTCTGGTTGCTCCTGTTCTGGTTTCACCTGTCCTGTCTTCACCTGTTCTGGTTCCACCCATTCTGGTTCCACCTGTCCTATCTCCACCCTTCCTGTCTCCACCTGTTGTGTCTCCACCTGTCCTATCTCCAACTGTTCTGTCTCCACCTGGAGGTGGAGTCGGTGGAGGTGACACCGTCAGCTCCCAGCAGAACCCGGACAGCAGACACCTGAACCCACCAGAACATCCACTTCCTGTGGAGAATGTGTGTGAAAGCCGAGACCTGAAACTGCAGAATGTGGCTGAAGCTGAAGCGTCAATGTGTCGCAGGAAGTTCAAACCAACTGAAGACGAAAAAGAAGTTtcatattataaaaataaaatgtaaaaacgaACTGAGTCAAAGTCTGAAATGTTTCTGAAGTTTTTCAGACACAGcagaaaatcataaaataaaatgactcaGTTTTAAGATTTAAGTTTTATTGACTGAAAAATCAAAACGAACATCCcagggtttttattttaaaaacaagacaacaccaGAACCTCTGATGGCACTTCCTGTTACCTGAGGTTGAACTGAAACAAAGTTCATGTTctaactgataaaaaaaataaactcagaTTTTAAacttctgaaaacatttcataaCATTAACGAAACAGGAAGTGCCATCACTTTGACCCATTTAAAGCTCCACTGAGTCAGATTTAATCAGCAGTGCTTTCATTTCCTCAGAAAGAGAAGTTCAGGTCCTGGTCTACCCAGCAGCACCGAGATCACCACGATGCTCCgccgtgtttctacagtagtctagaacggacaaaccaaacactgaccaTAGACAGAAACGTTCATGTGTTTACGCTCTGATGTTTTTGCTCCTGGTGAGAA
This region of Epinephelus fuscoguttatus linkage group LG1, E.fuscoguttatus.final_Chr_v1 genomic DNA includes:
- the LOC125887735 gene encoding uncharacterized protein LOC125887735, translated to MRLTGTVLSPPVLVPPVLVAPVLVSPVLSSPVLVPPVLVAPVLVSPVLSSPVLVPPILVAPVLVSPVLSSPVLVPPILVPPVLSPPFLSPPVVSPPVLSPTVLSPPGGGVGGGDTVSSQQNPDSRHLNPPEHPLPVENVCESRDLKLQNVAEAEASMCRRKFKPTEDEKETKLNPPKPPEPPELPDPPEPPDPPEPPDPPEPPDPPEPPELPDPPEPPDPPEPPKLPDPPEPPDPPEPPELPDPPEPPKPDTLDL